CTGATTGGCAGGCTTGCACCGCTTTAATCGCACTCTCACGGGGTGGATCGATCATTCCCTGTAAGCCTAAAAATATCAAGCCATCGGCAATATCTGGATGATCTAGGGTATTTTGCTCATCACTAACGGGCTTTTTCGCTAACGCCAATACCCGTAAGCCTTGCCGTGCCATAATATTCACTTCTCGCTCGATGGAAGTTTGGCGTAGTGTTTCTACACAATCGAGGGGGCGGGGTTGTCCGTTAGTATTCAACAGCAAGGTGCAGCGTTGTAAAATCGCCTCAACGGAACCCTTGATATATATAGTTTTACCCTTGGGTGTGGCGTGCAAAGTCGCCATGTATTGAAAGTCTGATTCAAAGGGTATCCCATCTAATTTAGGCATTTGCTTGATTAAAGTCGGCTGGCTAAATCCAGCTTTGTTTGCCGCTGCAATTAATGCACCTTCGGTAGGATCTCCCATGACTACCCATCTACCATTTTTCGTTTCTAGGTGGGAATCATTGCAGAGTAAGCCAGCGATTAAGCATTCTTGCAAACCCTTATCGCTGTTCAAATCAACTGGTTTTTCATCGTTGAGAATTTCTCCATCGGGCGCATAACCGACACCAGTGACAGTATATTGATGTCCTCCTGCATAGATGGCTTGTACTGTCATTTGGTTTTCTGTTAAAGTCCCGGTTTTATCCGAACAAATGACAGTTGCACTACCCAAGGTTTCTACGGCGGGTAATTTGCGGATAATTGCATTGCGTCGCGCCATGCGGGAAACACCAATGGCAAGTGTAACTGTGACTACTGCTGGTAAGCCTTCAGGAATGGCGCTGACTGTTAACGCTACCGCCGCTTCTAAAGCATCTTGAAAGCTGCGAGAACCTAATCCCACAACAAAGCAGAGGGTAGCCAGCCCTAGCACCATATACAACCAATTTTGGCTGAATTTGTCGAATTTTCTGGTTAAAGGCGTAGAAAGATTGGTATGCTGCTCCATTAGTTCGGAAATACGCCCGGTTTCCGTAGCGTTTCCTGTAGCCACAACAATTCCCGTACCTTGCCCAAAGGTCACAAAACCACCCGCATAAGCCATGTTTTTCCGTTCAGCTAAGGCGGTATCTGGCTTGAGAATTGCAGTATCTTTTTCTACTGCAACTGATTCCCCTGTTAAAGCAGATTCATCAATTTGGAGATTTTTTACTTGAATTAACCGTAAATCTGCTGGTACTTTATCGCCGGAAGTCAGTAATACAATATCTCCAGGTACTAACTCACTGGATGGTATGCGAATTTTTTGACCATCACGGATCACAGTAGCTTCCGTAGTAATAGCTTTGGCTAAAGCCGCGATCGCACTCTCGGCTTTTGACTCTTGGATAAACCCAATGATGGCGTTAGTAGTCGTCACACCCCAAATTACCCCAGCGTTGACAAAACTACCTGTCACCGCCTTCACCAAACCCGCACACAACAAAATAATCAGTAGCGGTTGGTTAAATTGCAGTAAAAATTTTAACCACCAAGGTTGACCAGGCTTCGCTGCCAGTTCATTTGCGCCCAATTCATGTAACAACCGTTGTGCTGTAGCCTTACTCAACCCATATTCAGCATCACTTTGCAAACGCGCGATCGCATCCGAAATATCCAAGCCATGCCAAACAGTCAGCTGCTTATCTTCTGGTGCGATGGTAGATACAGCTGGAGCCATAACTATTTATTACCTTTTCTACAGTGTTATATAGAATATAACACTGTAATTTAGTGCCAAGAAGCATAAAACACTAAAATAATTTAATGCTAATCATAGCTAGCTTCAATTTGTCATTGGTTATTAGGCATGGGGTAGGGCATTTATGATTTCTTTGCGTCTCTCATACCATTTCTCTAAATTCTGACTACAGATAATTCTCCCCCTGCTCCCTGCCTGACAGGTGTAGGTTTATTACAAATGCTTTTATCGCGATCTCAAATCTGATGGTTGGTAATGGCAAAATACTCGTTTACTCTCACCACAACGTGCTGAACGTCTTTGGTTAGCGTTCGCCCTTGGCGTTGGCGCAGCCATAGCAGTTGCTACATTGCGGATGGTTATACTTGGTGGTGAGGTAGTGCGTTCCTGTCGCCTTGCGTCGGAAAGCAACTACCTCACCCGTAAGGGTGAAGCTGAAAATCAATCTCCTCTCCCAAATTACCAACAACTTCCCAACAAACATATCGCCTTCTCTAAATCCTTTCATCCAAAACCACTACGTCAGATTTCTTGTTTTCTTCTGGGTTTTATTACCCTGATTGCTTGTTTGCTCAATGGTTTGTCAATTCATCTTCATTGTTGGAGTTCCTTTCCTCCTACTCCTGTTGATGCTTTCTATTACTCACACTTGCCCTCCGCGTAAAATACCTACACCTATCAGCTGCTCCCTATATCCCTTGTCCTCCTTATCCCCATTCTCCAATCACCAATCTGCTTTTATCGGCTATTGGGGTTACGGTTCGCAACGTGAATTGACGGCGTTGTTAACTAATTTGTCTGCAACATCTCCACTATCTACACAGCAGTTTTCTCAAAAGGAGAATCAACTCCTTTGGAATGTTGTTCATCTGGGAATAAATAGAAACTCTTCCCCACAGCAAAATACAATTGCTGCGATTTCTGCATCGGGTTTATCCACTACGCCGGATGCTTGGGTAAATGTGACGGAAAATCACCACCTCATTTTGGCGAGAGAACCTTTCGGTAGGGTTCCTTTATACTGGACTCAGCAAGGAGAGGTGATTTGGTTTGCATCTCGGTTGCAACTACTGTTACCAATTCTGCAACAGCGCGATGTTAGCCTTCCTGGCTTATATGGTTACAGTTGTTTTTCCTACGTCCCCACTCCCCTAACGCCTGTTAAAGAAGTATTTGCAGTCCCGGCGGGAACTGAGATGATTTGGCAGGGTAATTATGAATTGGGTAAACTCTCTCAGCCGCAATCTCGAAGTATACACTCGTGGCGGGAACAGGCGGAACAAATTAAAGATGAAGCTACAGCCGTTACTCAATTGCAAACTCTCCTCCAAGCATCGATTTATCAGCAAATTGCTGATTTAAAAGCTGAACCTGTGGGAGTTTTTCTCTCTGGTGGCCTAGATTCTTCAATTGTGGCGGCGTTGTTGGTGCAAGCTGGAGTGAAAGTCCGTGCCTATACTCTCAATTTTGGTAGCGCTGGGATTCCGGAATTCCCTTATGCAGAACAGGTGGCGCAGTTTCTTCAAATTCCTTTAGTGAAAGTAGCGGCGACTCCACGGGAAATTAAGAAGGCTTTAATTTCTACTGTACAAGCGCTGGATTTACCTTTTGGCGATGGGGTGACTGTTCCTTTGTATCTCTTAGCGCAAGCAGCTAGCCAGGAAACTTCTGTAATTTTTAATGGTGAAGGTGGAGATCAATTATTTGCTGGGTGGACGAATAAACCTTTAATTGCGGCGGGGATTTATCAGGCGGAGGAAAGTTTTATCTTGCAATATCTGCGCACGTTTCACCGCTTTTGGGGGTATGAATCGCAAATTTATCAGCCAGAAGTTTACGCACAGATAGAGAATTTACACCCCCAAGATTGGATTGTTGAAGCGCTAGATGCAACTTGCTGTCCTTCCCTACTGCATCGCCTCCGCCGCGCTAGCTTGATGCTGAAAGGGGCGCAAAATATCCACCCTCGCGCTACTGCTTTGAGTTTTGCACATGGGTTGTGGGTGCGATCGCCTTTTTGCGATCTACCTTTAGCAGAATGGACGTTTAGCTTATCTGGCGAACTCTGTTTACAAGGTGCGTGTGAGAAATATATCCTGAAACGAGCTGTAGAAAATTGGCTACCACCGGAAATTGTTTGGCGACAAAAGCGCGGTATGGGCGTTCCCTTAACCTCTTGGTGTTTCAATGAGTTTTGGCACGATGTAGGTATCTGGCTAAATCCAGCTATACTCAGTGCTGAAAACCGTTTTTCCTCCCAGATAGCTGCACAAATTGTTACAGGCGAACTGGGAGGAAGTATTCAAGGTAGACGGATTGGTGAGAGTTTGTGGTTATTAATTATGTGGGAACTTTGGCGATCGCATATTTTAGGGGAAAACCCAGGTAAACCTTCGTGGAATCATCCGTTTTGGCTACCTAGTTGGTTATGGAGAAGATACAAGCAATGGCAAACTTAACCTTAGAATTAGCGCAGGAGTTACTGAAGGTCTACGGTTCGCCGCTTTATGTGTATGATGGCGATCGCTTACGTCAAACTATTAAGCACATTACTCAAGCCATTAGCTATCCCCGGACACAGTTTCGCTTTGCTAGCGTTACTAATGGGAATATTGCGTTACTCAAAATTTTTCGTGCTGCTGGCTGGGGACTCCACGCCAATACACCAGGAGATATTTATCTGGGGTTGCAAGCGGGTTTTGACCCTGGTGATATTGTTTACAGTGGCAGTAATTTAAATCGAGATGAGATGGTTCAAGTTTTGGATTGGGGGGTGAGAACGTTAAATCTCGATAGTGTGAATCAGGTGGAGTTGTTTTGTGAGGTTTTTTCTCACGCAGAGACGCGGCGAAAAGTCGGAGCGCCGGCTTCCGGCGATCTGAACTTTTCAAGACAGAGGCGCAGAGAGGGAGAGGTTAAGTTGGGGTTGAGGGTAAATTTACCGGAAGTTACTGGCGATAGTCGCATTGGTGTGCGTCCGGAGGAGTTTGACCCAGCGGTGGCGATTGCGCAGCAAGCAGGATTGAAAATTAAGGGGTTGCATTTTTACCGAGGGACTGGAACTAATGCGACAGAAGCTTTTACCGAAGTGATTGATACTGTGCTGGCGACAGCGCAAAAGTTACCAGATTGGGAATATTTGGATTTTGGTGGTGGCTTTGGCTATCCCTATCATCACGGTAAAGCAGCTTTTGATTGGGAAGAGTTTGGCGCAAAGTTGAGTGAGAGAATTACAGCTTTGGGGCGGGAAATAGATTTAGTAATTGAACCAGGACGAGCTGCGATCGCAGGTTGTGGTACTTTGTTAGCGCAAGTTGTTTCTGTAAAATGGCAAGCCGAAAAACAGATTGTGGGAGTTGATACCACCGTTGCGAATCTCTCAGTGCCTGCTGTACATGGTGGCTATCGCGAAATCTTCGCATGGAAACCAGGAGAGAACACGCGAATTTATCCCACTGATGTTTGTGGTAACACAACTTACTCCAGAGATTATTTAGGTAAAAATTGCCAACTTCCAGCTTTAGAAATTGGGGATATTATCGCCATTTTAGATGTCGGGGCTTATGGTTATGCGATGTCTTCTCACTTTTTACATCGTCCCAAACCTGCGGAAATTTTATTAGAAAATAATATACATCATCTAATTCGTCAGCGAGAAGATTATAGTGTTTTGTTGATGAATCAGATACTTGAAGAGAAAAGTCCAATAACAAATGACCAATGACAGCCATTGCGAAAATATTACAACTTAACCGTCTTATCAAACTATGAAATGTATTAACTGCGGAACTGACAATAAACTAAGAGATAGAACAGCTAATAATGGTCGGTGTATGCAATGCCAGCATCCCTTCGTATTTGAACCAACCACTATGGGCAATGTCAAAGTTACTGACCCTATGTTTGCCAAAGTAATATCTATTATCTCTGCTAATAACACTTTATTTTTTACACCGAAACAGCTTTTGTATTTGTTAGATGCTCGTCTGAAACGAAATTCATTTACTTTATTTGCTATTATCTTATATATATTCTTTACGATTTGGGTGACAGGTTTTTTCGGAACAATACTTTCAAAAATATTTGGGAGTAGTTCTTTTTTAATTGTATGGTCTGTATACCAATTAGCTTGGACGTATTATTTATATAAAAATACCAAATCAAGTAAGTTAAACAGCATAGGTAGAAAAACAAGTGCCAGAATGTTGCAAATCATAGGAGCCATCATTCTGGTGGCAGGAATATTTTTTAGCATATCTGTCTTAGAGTCATACATATTATTTGTAGTTGTCGTGCTAATGGGAATGTTTTCAATCTACTTAGGCACTAGACAGCTAATTCGAGTTAATGAGGTTCAGGAATTTTTAATTACGCAAATACAGCTTCAAGAATGGCTAAATCGTTGGCAGAGAATCAACGGTGCTGTTAATAAAATTCTACCAGCGGCACGAGAAGAAACTGCACCTGCGACAGTCAATTCTGATGTTACTGCTTACAGTTTTGATAGATTAGTAGTTTGCGATCGCACTGTTATTGCGCAACAATTAATTGCTAATAATTTCCATTTTGAAAACAACTGTGCAATTCTCAGCATCACTGGATATCCCCAAAGTATCTTTGACACAACAATGGAAATGCTGCGTCGTAATCCAGAATTAAAAGTATATGCACTACATGATTGCAGTCCTAAAGGAATTAGTTTAGTTCATCAACTCCGCACTAGCCCTAAATGGTTTCTCAATAGCAATGTGACGATTATCGATATTGGCATATTACCACGTCAAGTTATTGCTACTAAGCGAGGAATGTTCGTTCAAGCCTCCCCAGATTCAGCACAAGCAGCTAAAGATTTGTTTGGGGAAGTTCGTCAGAATTTAACTGCTGAAGAATTAGCATGGTTAGATTCTGGAAAGTTTGTAGAGTTGGAATCTCTCACTCCCCAAAAAATCATTAAAGTATTGCAAAGAGGTATTGCTGGTAGCCAAAATTTAGAAATTGATGATAGTAGCTTAATTTTAGTAGGCGATACAGGCAATGATATTTATTTTGTTGAAAGCTTCGGGTAAGATTATTTCATGTTACTATCAACACGAAATAAAGAATCGCTAGATGTATTCATAACCGCATCATAGCGCTGGTGAGGGTTTAGATCCTGGTTCCACTTATCAAGTAAAGAACTAGCTGTTGCTGGTATGACATAACGCAGCGTTTTTCCAGTTTTCTTATTTTTAATTAGCGCAATACCAAAGTTGCTAGAGTCGCTTTTTGCAGGGACAATTCGCAGAGAATTTTGTCCTGGCGTAGCGACTGTTGCAATCATAATTCCATCCGCAACGCAAGGACAGGGTACATTCGCACCGTCTTGGTAAGTAACATCTAAGTCGCGGGGTTTAGCATCAAGACGCTGCATTGCATCTAATCCTATACGAATTCCCAAAGCAATGTAACTGCCAAAACCTCCATGTACCCGTTTTCCTAGAGTCACCCATTCTTCTGGAGTTTCGGCGGAAGCAACAAAAATCGGAAATCCCAAGCACAAGCAAATTAGCAAGCATGAGAGTTGTATGAGTTTTTTTGTCATAAAGATTTTCAGATTTCCTAGAAACACAGATATGTGGGCATTACCTACAGATACTATATAAGAATTATTGATTCACTCGTAACCAAATTTCTAAACTTACCAATAACCATAATTTAACACCATAACGCCCCCAAATATCGCCCTCATAGTTTAGCCAATTACGAAGTATTGATTGATTAATATAAGGCGCGATCGCACTTTTTTTACTCAATAACAATTTCCGCGCTTCTCGTTGCCAATATTTGCGAAATCCCAATTGCACGGGAACCATCATGCCACTTTTAGGGCGATGAATAATTGTCTCTGGTAAGATATCTGCAACTGCTTGTTTGAGT
The genomic region above belongs to Calothrix sp. NIES-2098 and contains:
- a CDS encoding ATPase, E1-E2 type, with the translated sequence MAPAVSTIAPEDKQLTVWHGLDISDAIARLQSDAEYGLSKATAQRLLHELGANELAAKPGQPWWLKFLLQFNQPLLIILLCAGLVKAVTGSFVNAGVIWGVTTTNAIIGFIQESKAESAIAALAKAITTEATVIRDGQKIRIPSSELVPGDIVLLTSGDKVPADLRLIQVKNLQIDESALTGESVAVEKDTAILKPDTALAERKNMAYAGGFVTFGQGTGIVVATGNATETGRISELMEQHTNLSTPLTRKFDKFSQNWLYMVLGLATLCFVVGLGSRSFQDALEAAVALTVSAIPEGLPAVVTVTLAIGVSRMARRNAIIRKLPAVETLGSATVICSDKTGTLTENQMTVQAIYAGGHQYTVTGVGYAPDGEILNDEKPVDLNSDKGLQECLIAGLLCNDSHLETKNGRWVVMGDPTEGALIAAANKAGFSQPTLIKQMPKLDGIPFESDFQYMATLHATPKGKTIYIKGSVEAILQRCTLLLNTNGQPRPLDCVETLRQTSIEREVNIMARQGLRVLALAKKPVSDEQNTLDHPDIADGLIFLGLQGMIDPPRESAIKAVQACQSAGIQVKMITGDHAITAQAIARRMGINKNGSVLAFTGAELAKMEPAELAQVAEEGVVFARVAPEQKLRLVEALQSKGEIVAMTGDGVNDAPALKQADIGIAMGGAGTEVAKEAADMLLTDDNFASIEAAVEEGRAVYKNLIKAICFILPVNGGESMTILISTLLARDLPILSLQVLWLNMLNSITMTVPLAFEPKAQNVMEQAPRHPNEPLLSTSRLKRILAISLFNWIVIFGVFEYIRQTTGDLNLARTMAINSLIAGRIFYLLSISQLIPNLIAKMDGTIQENVDIPAIAFGILGAIVLQIIFAHVPLINYVFETAPLSWQQWLFCLGVGSPMILWAAVVNRIDPPN
- a CDS encoding asparagine synthase, encoding MVCQFIFIVGVPFLLLLLMLSITHTCPPRKIPTPISCSLYPLSSLSPFSNHQSAFIGYWGYGSQRELTALLTNLSATSPLSTQQFSQKENQLLWNVVHLGINRNSSPQQNTIAAISASGLSTTPDAWVNVTENHHLILAREPFGRVPLYWTQQGEVIWFASRLQLLLPILQQRDVSLPGLYGYSCFSYVPTPLTPVKEVFAVPAGTEMIWQGNYELGKLSQPQSRSIHSWREQAEQIKDEATAVTQLQTLLQASIYQQIADLKAEPVGVFLSGGLDSSIVAALLVQAGVKVRAYTLNFGSAGIPEFPYAEQVAQFLQIPLVKVAATPREIKKALISTVQALDLPFGDGVTVPLYLLAQAASQETSVIFNGEGGDQLFAGWTNKPLIAAGIYQAEESFILQYLRTFHRFWGYESQIYQPEVYAQIENLHPQDWIVEALDATCCPSLLHRLRRASLMLKGAQNIHPRATALSFAHGLWVRSPFCDLPLAEWTFSLSGELCLQGACEKYILKRAVENWLPPEIVWRQKRGMGVPLTSWCFNEFWHDVGIWLNPAILSAENRFSSQIAAQIVTGELGGSIQGRRIGESLWLLIMWELWRSHILGENPGKPSWNHPFWLPSWLWRRYKQWQT
- a CDS encoding Orn/DAP/Arg decarboxylase 2, with product MANLTLELAQELLKVYGSPLYVYDGDRLRQTIKHITQAISYPRTQFRFASVTNGNIALLKIFRAAGWGLHANTPGDIYLGLQAGFDPGDIVYSGSNLNRDEMVQVLDWGVRTLNLDSVNQVELFCEVFSHAETRRKVGAPASGDLNFSRQRRREGEVKLGLRVNLPEVTGDSRIGVRPEEFDPAVAIAQQAGLKIKGLHFYRGTGTNATEAFTEVIDTVLATAQKLPDWEYLDFGGGFGYPYHHGKAAFDWEEFGAKLSERITALGREIDLVIEPGRAAIAGCGTLLAQVVSVKWQAEKQIVGVDTTVANLSVPAVHGGYREIFAWKPGENTRIYPTDVCGNTTYSRDYLGKNCQLPALEIGDIIAILDVGAYGYAMSSHFLHRPKPAEILLENNIHHLIRQREDYSVLLMNQILEEKSPITNDQ